From a single Fusobacterium pseudoperiodonticum genomic region:
- a CDS encoding isoprenyl transferase: MEKNIPQHIAIIMDGNGRWAKKRGLARSFGHMEGAKSLRRALEYFTEIGVKYLTVYAFSTENWSRPKDEVSTLMKLFLKYIKSERKNMMKNKIRFFVSGRKNNIPEKLLNEIEKLKEETKNNDKITLNIAFNYGSRAEIIDAVNDIIKDGKENITEEDFSKYLYNDFPDPDLLIRTSGEMRISNFLLWQIAYSELYITDTLWPDFDEKEIDKAIESYNQRDRRFGGVKNV; encoded by the coding sequence ATGGAAAAGAATATACCCCAACACATTGCCATAATAATGGATGGTAATGGAAGATGGGCAAAGAAAAGAGGTTTAGCTAGAAGTTTTGGACATATGGAAGGTGCAAAATCATTAAGAAGAGCCTTAGAATATTTTACAGAAATAGGTGTAAAATATTTAACTGTCTATGCCTTTTCAACTGAAAATTGGTCTAGACCAAAAGATGAAGTTTCAACTCTTATGAAATTATTTTTAAAATATATAAAAAGTGAAAGAAAAAATATGATGAAAAACAAAATTCGTTTTTTTGTTTCAGGTAGAAAAAATAATATTCCTGAGAAGTTGTTAAATGAAATTGAAAAATTAAAAGAAGAAACAAAAAATAATGATAAAATTACTTTAAATATAGCATTTAACTACGGAAGTAGAGCAGAAATTATAGATGCAGTAAATGATATTATTAAGGATGGAAAAGAAAATATAACAGAGGAAGATTTTTCTAAATATCTATATAATGATTTTCCAGACCCAGATTTATTGATAAGAACAAGTGGAGAAATGAGAATATCTAATTTCTTGTTGTGGCAAATAGCTTATTCAGAACTTTATATTACAGACACTCTTTGGCCTGATTTTGATGAAAAAGAAATAGACAAGGCTATAGAAAGTTACAATCAAAGAGATAGAAGATTTGGAGGAGTAAAAAATGTTTAA
- a CDS encoding toxin-antitoxin system YwqK family antitoxin, with product MSEKEIYSGPNFRYRPDKNNFTEKEGSEFFYYESGQLKAEYNYKNGKLDGFAREYYENGQLIAEGNYSNGKLEGISKMYYESGQLRSENSYKNNLLDGISKTYYENGQLKEEVNYKDGQVVQENLETELKDFCNIAYEDDKLKLEFD from the coding sequence ATGAGTGAAAAAGAAATTTATAGTGGTCCTAATTTCAGGTATCGGCCAGATAAAAACAATTTCACTGAAAAAGAAGGTTCCGAGTTCTTCTATTATGAAAGTGGACAGTTAAAGGCCGAGTATAATTACAAGAACGGAAAACTTGATGGTTTTGCAAGAGAATATTATGAAAATGGTCAGCTTATCGCTGAAGGTAACTACTCAAATGGTAAGTTAGAAGGTATTTCTAAAATGTACTATGAAAGTGGTCAGTTAAGATCTGAAAACAGTTACAAAAACAATCTTCTTGATGGAATTTCTAAAACTTACTATGAAAATGGTCAATTGAAAGAAGAAGTTAACTACAAGGATGGTCAAGTTGTACAAGAAAATTTAGAAACTGAATTAAAAGATTTCTGTAACATTGCTTATGAAGATGATAAATTAAAATTAGAATTTGATTAA
- the gltX gene encoding glutamate--tRNA ligase, protein MCVDCKKRVRTRVAPSPTGDPHVGTAYIALFNIAFAHVNNGDFILRIEDTDRNRYTEGSEQMIFDALKWLDLDYAEGPDVGGDYGPYRQSERFDLYGKYAKELVEKGGAYYCFCDQERLENLRERQKAMGLPPGYDGHCRSLSKEEIEEKLKAGVPYVIRLKMPYEGETVIHDRLRGDVVFENSKIDDQVLLKADGYPTYHLANIVDDHLMGITHVIRAEEWIPSTPKHIQLYKAFGWEAPEFIHMPLLRNDDRSKISKRKNPVSLIWYKEEGYLKEGLVNFLGLMGYSYGDGQEIFSLQEFKDNFNIDKVTLGGPVFDLVKLGWVNNQHMKMKDLGELTRLTIPFFVQEGYFENENVSEKEFETLKKIVAIEREGAKTLKEIAKNSKFFFIDEFTLPEVKEDMDKKERKSIEKLLNSLQDEVGLKAIKLLIDKLEKWESNEFTAEEAKDLLHSLLDDLQEGPGKVFMPIRAVLTGEPKGADLYNVLYVIGKERALKRIKDTVKKYNIQL, encoded by the coding sequence ATGTGTGTTGATTGTAAAAAAAGAGTTAGAACAAGAGTAGCACCTTCTCCAACAGGAGACCCTCATGTTGGAACAGCTTATATTGCATTATTTAATATTGCATTTGCCCATGTTAATAATGGAGATTTTATTTTAAGAATAGAGGACACTGATAGAAATAGATATACAGAAGGTTCTGAACAAATGATTTTTGATGCTTTAAAATGGCTAGATTTAGACTATGCAGAAGGACCTGATGTAGGTGGAGATTACGGACCTTATAGACAATCTGAAAGATTTGATCTATATGGAAAATATGCAAAAGAATTAGTTGAAAAAGGTGGAGCTTATTATTGCTTCTGTGACCAAGAAAGACTAGAAAATCTAAGAGAAAGACAAAAAGCTATGGGACTTCCTCCTGGATATGATGGACATTGTCGTTCATTAAGTAAAGAAGAAATTGAAGAAAAATTAAAAGCTGGAGTTCCTTATGTTATAAGATTAAAGATGCCTTATGAAGGTGAAACTGTAATCCATGACAGATTAAGAGGAGATGTTGTTTTTGAAAACAGTAAAATAGATGACCAAGTTTTATTAAAAGCTGATGGTTACCCAACATATCACCTTGCTAACATAGTTGATGACCATTTAATGGGAATAACTCATGTTATCAGAGCTGAAGAATGGATACCTTCAACTCCTAAACATATCCAACTTTATAAAGCTTTTGGTTGGGAAGCTCCTGAATTTATACATATGCCTCTTTTAAGAAATGATGATAGATCTAAAATTTCTAAAAGAAAAAATCCTGTTTCTTTAATTTGGTATAAAGAAGAAGGGTATTTAAAAGAAGGTCTAGTTAACTTCCTTGGATTAATGGGATATTCTTATGGTGACGGACAAGAAATATTCAGTTTACAAGAATTTAAAGATAACTTCAATATAGATAAAGTTACTTTAGGTGGACCAGTATTTGATCTTGTTAAACTTGGATGGGTAAATAACCAACATATGAAAATGAAAGATTTAGGTGAACTTACAAGATTGACTATTCCTTTCTTTGTACAAGAAGGATATTTTGAAAATGAAAATGTAAGTGAAAAAGAATTTGAAACTTTAAAGAAAATTGTTGCTATCGAAAGAGAAGGAGCAAAAACTTTAAAAGAAATCGCTAAAAATTCTAAATTCTTCTTTATTGATGAATTCACTTTACCAGAAGTAAAAGAAGACATGGATAAAAAAGAAAGAAAGAGTATAGAAAAACTTTTAAACTCTTTACAAGATGAAGTAGGATTAAAAGCTATAAAATTACTTATAGATAAATTAGAAAAATGGGAAAGTAATGAATTTACTGCTGAAGAAGCTAAAGATTTATTACACTCTTTACTTGATGATTTACAAGAAGGACCAGGAAAAGTATTTATGCCTATAAGAGCTGTCCTAACTGGTGAACCTAAAGGTGCAGACTTATACAATGTACTTTATGTAATCGGAAAAGAAAGAGCTTTAAAAAGAATTAAAGATACAGTTAAAAAATATAATATACAATTATAA
- the acpS gene encoding holo-ACP synthase encodes MIVGIGNDIIEIERVEKAISKEGFIAKVYTQREIENIVKRGNRAETYAGIFSAKEAISKAIGTGVREFSLTDLEILNDDLGKPYVIVSDKLNKIIQSKKENYQIEIAISHSKKYATAMAIIL; translated from the coding sequence ATGATAGTAGGAATAGGTAATGATATCATTGAGATTGAAAGAGTAGAAAAAGCTATTTCAAAAGAAGGATTTATAGCTAAAGTTTACACTCAAAGAGAAATAGAAAATATTGTAAAAAGAGGTAATAGAGCTGAAACTTATGCTGGTATTTTTTCTGCAAAAGAAGCTATTTCAAAAGCTATTGGTACAGGGGTTAGAGAATTTTCTCTAACTGACTTAGAGATATTAAATGATGATTTAGGTAAACCCTATGTCATTGTTTCAGATAAATTAAATAAAATTATACAGAGTAAAAAAGAAAATTATCAAATTGAAATTGCTATTTCACATTCAAAGAAATATGCAACTGCAATGGCAATTATACTTTAA
- a CDS encoding phosphatidate cytidylyltransferase, with protein sequence MFKWNRVLVALIGVPLLFFVYMGEAFFHMNLQGLPMLIFTNLVVAIGVYEFYKMVKISGKEVYDKFGILVSIIIPNLIYLANRSKYLDQSMVGLVIIIATMSLLIYRVFKNQIKGTLEKVSFTILGIVYVSVFFSQIINLYFIGAIFPFVLQVLVWISDTAAGIVGVAIGRKFFKNGFTEISPKKSVEGALGSIIFTAIAFVGIVSYFEKIKDVSLEEGVVAFLIGAFISVVAQIGDLIESLFKRECGVKDSGTILMGHGGILDRFDSMILVLPFVTVVIYFFHLYISYQYGI encoded by the coding sequence ATGTTTAAATGGAATAGAGTTTTAGTAGCACTGATAGGAGTTCCATTATTATTCTTTGTCTATATGGGAGAGGCCTTTTTTCATATGAATCTTCAAGGTTTACCTATGTTAATATTTACTAATTTAGTTGTTGCTATAGGAGTATATGAATTCTATAAGATGGTAAAAATATCAGGAAAAGAAGTTTATGATAAATTTGGGATTTTAGTTTCAATTATCATTCCAAACTTAATTTATTTAGCAAACAGAAGTAAGTATCTAGATCAAAGTATGGTAGGACTTGTTATAATAATTGCAACTATGTCACTACTTATATATAGAGTTTTTAAAAATCAGATAAAAGGAACATTAGAAAAAGTTTCCTTTACAATTTTAGGAATAGTATATGTATCTGTATTTTTCTCTCAAATTATAAATCTTTATTTTATAGGGGCAATATTTCCTTTTGTTTTACAAGTTTTGGTTTGGATATCAGATACAGCAGCAGGAATAGTTGGAGTTGCAATAGGAAGAAAATTCTTTAAAAATGGTTTTACAGAAATAAGTCCAAAAAAATCTGTTGAAGGTGCTTTAGGTTCAATTATTTTTACAGCTATTGCTTTTGTAGGAATTGTTTCATATTTTGAAAAAATCAAAGATGTTAGTTTAGAAGAAGGTGTTGTAGCCTTTTTAATAGGAGCCTTTATATCAGTTGTGGCTCAAATTGGAGATTTAATAGAATCTCTATTTAAAAGAGAATGTGGTGTTAAAGATTCAGGAACTATACTTATGGGACATGGAGGAATACTAGACAGATTTGATAGTATGATACTAGTATTACCTTTTGTAACTGTAGTTATATATTTCTTTCATTTATATATTAGTTATCAATATGGAATTTAG
- a CDS encoding YARHG domain-containing protein encodes MNDNNDDFKLDLSNVKIEVPKTDYLPTTEETTTETKEDAKKETRKETKNVNSSKNLNNNSFVKKKSNMKAGTKTQLIILGVTLIFWIFLASSVISFIKSIGRRSKDSQIMYSQINYNTSQPAPEAQTTVVEPVTTTEVAPAPVENTPVTTVPEPVNNTAVPQSIPETNNNVAPQQNTQQYSSYDDYDLQVLDKVYDEVINRGNESYLYNFSSSELAIIRNTLYARRGYRFKKKKYQQYFGSKPWYTPTTDSQNILPKNEERLANIIKKYE; translated from the coding sequence TTGAATGATAATAATGATGATTTTAAACTTGATTTAAGTAATGTGAAAATTGAAGTACCAAAAACAGATTATTTACCAACTACTGAGGAAACAACTACAGAAACAAAAGAAGATGCAAAAAAAGAAACAAGAAAAGAAACAAAAAATGTAAATTCATCTAAAAATCTAAACAATAATAGTTTTGTAAAAAAGAAATCTAATATGAAAGCTGGTACTAAAACCCAATTAATTATTTTAGGAGTAACTTTAATATTTTGGATTTTTCTAGCTTCTAGTGTAATTTCTTTTATTAAGAGCATTGGAAGAAGGTCGAAAGACTCTCAGATTATGTATTCACAAATTAATTACAACACTAGTCAACCTGCTCCTGAAGCACAAACAACAGTGGTTGAACCTGTTACTACAACAGAAGTAGCACCTGCTCCTGTTGAAAATACTCCTGTAACAACTGTTCCTGAACCAGTGAACAATACTGCTGTTCCACAAAGTATTCCTGAGACAAACAACAATGTTGCTCCTCAACAAAATACTCAGCAATATTCATCTTATGATGACTATGATTTACAAGTTTTAGATAAGGTTTATGACGAAGTAATCAACAGAGGAAATGAATCTTATTTATATAACTTCTCTTCTAGTGAACTTGCTATAATTAGAAATACTTTATATGCAAGAAGAGGTTATAGATTTAAGAAAAAGAAATATCAACAATATTTTGGATCTAAACCTTGGTATACACCAACAACTGATAGTCAAAACATTTTACCAAAAAATGAAGAAAGACTAGCTAACATTATTAAAAAATATGAATGA
- a CDS encoding lysine exporter LysO family protein, with translation MIAVSCAVIIGMLLGYFTKSHFEFDIGIVIQFGLYFLLFFIGIDIGKNENIIGDLKKLNKKVLFLPFITMLSSLAGGAVASIFLSLTMPETIAVSAGMGWYSFSAIELSKVSVELGGIAFLSNIFRELLAIIFIPIIAKKVGALESVSVAGATAMDSVLPIINRSTSAEISIISFYSGLVISIVVPILIPILVNIFSL, from the coding sequence ATGATCGCAGTTTCTTGTGCAGTTATAATTGGAATGCTTTTAGGATATTTTACAAAGTCACACTTTGAATTCGATATAGGAATAGTAATTCAATTTGGTTTATATTTTTTATTATTTTTTATCGGTATTGATATTGGAAAAAATGAAAATATAATAGGCGATTTAAAAAAATTAAATAAAAAAGTTTTATTTCTACCTTTCATCACTATGTTATCTTCACTAGCTGGCGGAGCAGTGGCTTCAATTTTTCTATCTCTTACTATGCCAGAAACAATAGCCGTAAGTGCTGGAATGGGTTGGTATTCTTTCTCAGCTATAGAACTATCAAAAGTCAGTGTAGAATTGGGAGGAATAGCTTTTTTATCAAATATTTTTAGAGAACTATTAGCTATTATATTTATCCCTATTATTGCAAAAAAAGTAGGAGCATTGGAATCAGTTTCTGTTGCAGGAGCAACAGCTATGGACTCAGTACTACCTATTATAAATAGAAGTACTTCAGCAGAAATTTCTATAATTTCATTTTATAGTGGACTTGTCATATCAATAGTTGTGCCAATTTTAATACCAATTTTAGTTAATATTTTCTCATTATAG
- the dxr gene encoding 1-deoxy-D-xylulose-5-phosphate reductoisomerase: MKKILILGSTGSIGTSALELIRNNREEYQVVAISGNRNIELLKKQIEEFKPLAIYVGAEEEAIKIKNEYSFIEDIYFGENGLAELAKNSDYDIILTAVSGAIGIDATVEAIKREKRIALANKETMVSAGTYINRLLKEYPKAEIIPVDSEHSALFQSLQGFKKENVKKLIITASGGTFRGKNLEVLENVTVEEALKHPNWSMGKKITIDSSTLVNKGLEVIEAHELFNVPYDDIEVVVHPQSIIHSMVEYVDGSIIAQMGVPSMKTPILYAFSYPKKEFNASIDFLDLIKTKTLTFEEADRKVFKGIDLAYRAGRTGETMPTVFNAANEVAVELFMKKKIKFLDIYRIIEEAMDNHNLISLDTDEALSIIKEVDKETRRKVREQWER, from the coding sequence ATGAAAAAGATTTTAATTCTAGGTTCGACTGGAAGTATAGGAACAAGTGCTTTAGAACTTATTAGAAATAATAGAGAAGAATATCAAGTTGTTGCTATAAGTGGTAATAGAAATATAGAATTGCTTAAGAAGCAAATTGAAGAATTTAAACCTTTAGCTATATATGTAGGTGCTGAAGAAGAAGCTATAAAAATAAAAAATGAATATTCTTTTATAGAAGATATCTATTTTGGAGAAAATGGTCTAGCAGAACTTGCAAAGAATAGTGACTACGATATTATATTGACGGCAGTAAGTGGAGCTATAGGTATAGATGCTACAGTGGAAGCTATAAAAAGAGAAAAGAGAATTGCTCTTGCAAATAAAGAAACTATGGTATCAGCTGGTACGTATATAAATAGACTTTTAAAAGAATATCCAAAAGCAGAAATTATTCCTGTGGATAGTGAACATTCAGCTTTATTCCAATCTCTACAAGGTTTCAAAAAAGAAAATGTAAAAAAATTAATAATCACTGCAAGTGGTGGAACATTTAGAGGAAAGAATTTAGAGGTTTTAGAAAATGTAACAGTAGAAGAAGCTTTAAAACATCCAAATTGGTCTATGGGAAAGAAAATAACTATAGATTCTTCGACTTTAGTGAATAAAGGCCTTGAAGTTATAGAAGCTCATGAACTTTTCAATGTACCTTATGATGATATAGAAGTTGTTGTACATCCACAAAGTATAATACATTCTATGGTTGAATATGTAGATGGTAGTATTATAGCTCAAATGGGAGTTCCTAGCATGAAAACTCCAATACTATATGCTTTTTCTTATCCTAAAAAAGAATTCAATGCATCAATAGATTTTTTAGATTTAATAAAAACTAAAACTTTAACTTTTGAAGAAGCAGATAGAAAGGTATTTAAAGGTATAGACTTAGCATATAGAGCAGGAAGAACAGGAGAAACTATGCCAACTGTTTTCAATGCAGCAAATGAAGTTGCAGTTGAGCTATTTATGAAGAAAAAAATAAAATTCTTAGACATATATAGAATAATTGAAGAAGCTATGGATAACCACAATCTTATATCTTTAGATACAGATGAAGCTTTATCTATTATTAAGGAAGTTGATAAAGAAACTAGAAGGAAAGTGAGAGAGCAATGGGAAAGATAA
- the ggt gene encoding gamma-glutamyltransferase codes for MKKLLMSVVLGLSLVSSLVYADDWKPYDKNGNVLRTDRDATGKNAVVSTARYEASKIGLDILENGGNAIDAAVGVGFALGVCEPQSSGIGGGGFMIVRFAKTGETKFIDFREIAPKGANPDMWDVDKKGEVISDDKEFGGKSIGVPGTVKGFLYVLEKYGNLDRKAVIQPAIDLANNGYRVSAIMNMDMKNQMNNILKYPATAKIYLKNGKPYNVGDLLKNPDLAKTMEKIVKDGEKAFYEGEVAEAIVKATVAAKGKMTLEDLKNYKIKISDPVKGTYRGYEIYTAAPPSSGGAHIIQILNILENYDMKNIPAGSARYYHLLSESMKMAFADRAKFMGDTDFIKIPLNGVINKEYAKTLKNKIDETKSQEYTEGDPWKYESNETTHYSIIDKEGNIVAVTFTVNGVFASGVVADGTGILLNNEMDDFDTGHDKANSIQEYKKPLSSMSPTIILKDGKPVASLGGLGAQKIITGITQVIIQMVDYDKDIQEAINFPRIHDAYGELTYEGRIDKNVIDQLQKMGHKVKNGGEWLEYPCIQGVTIKDGVLRGGADPRRDGKALGF; via the coding sequence ATGAAAAAGTTACTTATGTCTGTTGTACTTGGTTTATCTTTGGTAAGCTCCTTAGTCTATGCTGATGACTGGAAGCCTTATGATAAAAACGGTAATGTACTTAGAACTGATAGAGATGCTACTGGTAAAAATGCCGTTGTTTCAACTGCAAGATATGAAGCTTCAAAGATAGGATTAGATATTTTAGAAAATGGTGGAAATGCAATAGATGCTGCTGTTGGTGTTGGATTTGCATTAGGTGTTTGTGAACCTCAATCTTCTGGAATAGGTGGGGGAGGTTTCATGATAGTTCGTTTTGCAAAAACTGGTGAAACAAAGTTTATTGACTTCCGTGAAATTGCTCCAAAAGGAGCTAATCCTGATATGTGGGATGTAGATAAAAAAGGTGAAGTTATTTCTGATGATAAAGAATTTGGTGGGAAATCTATAGGGGTTCCTGGTACAGTTAAAGGTTTTCTATATGTTTTAGAAAAATATGGAAATTTAGATAGAAAAGCTGTTATACAACCTGCTATTGATTTAGCAAATAATGGTTATAGAGTTTCTGCTATTATGAATATGGATATGAAAAATCAAATGAATAATATTTTAAAATATCCAGCTACTGCTAAAATATATTTAAAAAATGGAAAACCTTACAATGTTGGTGACTTACTAAAAAATCCTGACTTAGCAAAAACTATGGAAAAAATTGTTAAAGATGGAGAAAAAGCTTTCTATGAAGGTGAAGTTGCTGAAGCTATTGTAAAAGCTACTGTTGCAGCTAAAGGAAAAATGACTTTAGAAGATCTAAAGAACTATAAGATAAAAATTTCAGATCCAGTTAAGGGAACTTATAGAGGATATGAAATCTATACTGCTGCTCCTCCTTCATCAGGTGGTGCTCATATCATACAAATTTTAAATATTTTAGAAAACTATGATATGAAAAATATTCCTGCTGGTTCTGCTAGATATTACCACTTACTATCTGAAAGTATGAAAATGGCTTTTGCTGATAGAGCAAAATTTATGGGAGATACTGATTTCATAAAAATACCTTTAAATGGTGTTATCAATAAAGAATATGCTAAGACTTTAAAAAATAAAATAGATGAAACAAAATCTCAAGAATATACTGAAGGAGATCCTTGGAAATATGAATCTAATGAAACAACTCACTACTCTATCATAGATAAAGAGGGAAATATTGTTGCTGTTACATTTACAGTCAACGGTGTATTTGCTTCAGGAGTTGTTGCAGATGGAACTGGTATTCTTTTAAATAATGAAATGGATGACTTTGATACTGGACATGACAAGGCAAATTCTATACAAGAATATAAAAAACCTTTAAGCTCTATGTCACCAACTATTATTTTAAAAGATGGTAAACCTGTTGCAAGCTTAGGAGGTCTTGGAGCTCAAAAAATTATTACTGGTATAACTCAAGTTATAATACAAATGGTAGATTATGATAAAGACATACAAGAAGCTATTAATTTCCCAAGAATCCATGATGCCTATGGTGAATTAACTTATGAAGGTAGAATTGATAAAAATGTTATCGATCAACTTCAAAAAATGGGTCATAAAGTGAAAAATGGTGGAGAATGGTTAGAATATCCTTGTATTCAAGGAGTTACAATTAAAGATGGTGTACTAAGAGGTGGAGCTGATCCAAGAAGAGATGGAAAAGCTTTAGGCTTCTAA
- a CDS encoding TatD family hydrolase produces MKIIDSHVHLNLQQFDSDREEVFKRIEEKLDFVVNIGFDLESSEKSVEYADKYPFIYAVIGFHPDEIEGYSDEAEKRLEELAKNPKVLAIGEIGLDYHWMTRPKEEQFKIFRRQLELARRVNKPVVIHTREAMEDTINILNEYPDIKGILHCYPGSVESAKRMIDRFYLGIGGVLTFKNAKKLVDVVKEIPIENLVIETDCPYMAPTPYRGQRNEPIYTEEVAKKIAELKNMSYEDVVRITNENTRKVFKML; encoded by the coding sequence ATGAAGATTATAGATTCACATGTTCATTTAAATTTACAACAATTTGACTCTGATAGAGAAGAAGTTTTTAAAAGAATAGAAGAAAAATTAGATTTTGTTGTAAATATAGGATTTGATTTAGAAAGCAGTGAAAAGAGTGTTGAATATGCTGATAAATATCCTTTTATTTATGCAGTAATAGGCTTTCATCCTGATGAAATTGAAGGATATAGTGATGAAGCTGAAAAAAGATTAGAAGAACTTGCTAAAAACCCAAAAGTTCTAGCTATAGGAGAAATTGGTTTAGATTATCATTGGATGACTAGACCTAAAGAAGAACAATTTAAGATTTTTAGAAGACAATTAGAATTAGCAAGAAGAGTTAATAAACCAGTTGTTATACACACAAGAGAAGCTATGGAAGATACAATAAACATCTTAAATGAATATCCAGATATAAAGGGAATTTTACATTGTTATCCTGGCTCTGTTGAAAGTGCTAAAAGAATGATAGATAGATTTTATCTAGGTATAGGTGGAGTCTTAACTTTCAAAAATGCAAAAAAACTAGTTGATGTTGTAAAGGAAATCCCTATAGAAAATTTAGTTATTGAAACTGACTGTCCATATATGGCTCCAACTCCATATAGAGGACAGAGAAATGAACCTATATACACAGAGGAAGTAGCTAAGAAAATAGCTGAACTTAAAAATATGAGTTATGAAGATGTTGTTAGAATTACTAATGAAAATACTAGAAAGGTCTTTAAAATGCTATGA
- the prfB gene encoding peptide chain release factor 2 (programmed frameshift), translating to MDILEIKREFLEMKEKTDSIRRSLDLEKRKTTIKDLEKLTFEDGFWSDKRKSSEIIKNMNFEKNIVSRYEKLATEVEDEEVLIDFVESGETSFENELIEKHKALKYDIEEFEVNLLLDGEYDMNNAIVTIHSGAGGTEACDWADMLYRMYLRWCNLKNYKVSELDFMEGDSVGVKSVTFLVEGINAYGYLKSEKGVHRLVRISPFDANKKRHTSFASVEVVPEVDDNVEVEINPADIRIDTYRASGAGGQHVNMTDSAVRITHFPTGVVVTCQKERSQLSNRETAMKMLKSKLLEIELKKKEEEMKKIQGEQTDIGWGNQIRSYVFQPYALVKDHRTNTEIGNVKAVMDGSIDDFINSYLRWIKNN from the exons ATGGATATTTTAGAAATTAAAAGAGAATTTTTAGAAATGAAAGAAAAAACTGATAGTATTAGGAGGTCTCTT GACTTAGAAAAGAGAAAAACTACTATAAAAGATTTAGAAAAACTAACTTTTGAAGATGGTTTCTGGTCTGATAAAAGAAAAAGTTCAGAAATTATCAAAAATATGAATTTTGAAAAGAATATAGTTTCAAGATATGAAAAATTAGCAACTGAAGTTGAAGATGAAGAAGTTTTAATAGATTTTGTTGAAAGTGGGGAAACTTCTTTTGAAAATGAACTTATTGAAAAACATAAAGCTTTAAAATATGATATAGAAGAATTTGAAGTAAATCTATTATTAGATGGCGAATATGATATGAACAATGCCATAGTTACAATACATTCTGGAGCTGGTGGAACAGAAGCTTGTGACTGGGCTGATATGCTTTACAGAATGTACCTTAGATGGTGCAATCTTAAAAATTATAAGGTATCTGAGCTTGATTTCATGGAGGGGGACAGTGTTGGAGTAAAATCTGTTACATTCTTAGTTGAAGGTATCAATGCCTATGGATATTTAAAATCTGAAAAAGGTGTTCATAGACTTGTTAGAATTTCACCTTTTGATGCCAACAAAAAAAGACATACTTCTTTTGCATCTGTGGAAGTTGTTCCAGAAGTTGATGACAATGTTGAAGTTGAAATAAATCCTGCTGATATTAGAATAGATACATATAGAGCAAGTGGAGCTGGTGGACAACACGTTAACATGACAGATTCAGCTGTAAGAATAACACATTTCCCAACAGGAGTTGTTGTAACTTGTCAAAAAGAAAGATCTCAACTTAGCAATAGAGAAACTGCTATGAAAATGCTAAAATCTAAATTGCTTGAAATAGAATTAAAGAAAAAAGAAGAAGAAATGAAAAAAATTCAAGGTGAACAAACTGACATTGGTTGGGGTAACCAAATTAGATCTTATGTTTTTCAACCTTATGCCTTAGTAAAAGACCACAGAACTAATACTGAAATAGGAAATGTTAAGGCTGTTATGGATGGAAGTATTGATGACTTTATTAATTCATATTTAAGATGGATAAAAAATAATTAA